A section of the Carya illinoinensis cultivar Pawnee chromosome 12, C.illinoinensisPawnee_v1, whole genome shotgun sequence genome encodes:
- the LOC122290276 gene encoding uncharacterized protein LOC122290276, whose amino-acid sequence MLSSSCSNCLTHRPFLLPSISRIRVSNRPRTFSQSTPNFRSFRSHSDLLKTKLKISCFRHEDFASETPKTEFLEHYLPEETVKTENDKLCASKGDWASNLREAANAVFRVIGSRWTVPWTAETILKVMLLWIAAFWFIGSWMIPFAAHIAGFNKDSLTFRGQALLSLITDVTEGIAGIAILHRCLSRFRPLPPDWFRFNLRGNWHIDVILGCLMFPLVNRLSQLNLNLLPLLPSTPVTLSSVEQSILARDPVAMGLYAVVVSICAPVWEEIVFRGFLLPSLTKYMPVWCAVLVSSVVFALAHFNVQRMLPLIFLGVVMGVIFTRSRNLLPSMLLHSLWNGFVFLDLMK is encoded by the exons ATGTTGAGCTCCTCTTGCTCTAACTGTCTCACTCACCGCCCCTTCCTTCTTCCCTCTATCTCTCGGATTAGGGTTTCGAACCGACCACGCACTTTTTCCCAAAGTACCCCGAATTTCAGGAGCTTTCGATCTCATTCGGACCTCTTAAAGACC aaattgaaaatatcatgcTTTAGGCATGAGGATTTTGCCTCAGAGACCCCAAAGACCGAATTTCTTGAACATTATCTGCCTGAAGAAACGGTGAAGACTGAAAATGACAAGTTATGTGCCAGTAAAGGAGATTGGGCATCAAATCTTCGGGAG GCTGCAAATGCAGTATTCAGGGTGATTGGGAGCAGATGGACTGTACCCTGGACAGCAGAGACCATATTGAAGGTTATGCTTCTTTGGATTGCTGCATTTTGGTTTATAGGCTCATGGATGATTCCATTTGCAGCCCACATTGCAGGTTTCAATAAGGACTCTCTGACATTTAGAGGCCAAGCCTTATTGAGCCTCATAACTGATGTAACTGAAGGCATTGCTGGAATTGCAATCCTTCATCGCTGTCTTTCTAGGTTTCGTCCTCTTCCACCTGATTGGTTTAGGTTTAACCTTAGAGGGAACTGGCATATAGATGTGATTCTGGGTTGCTTGATGTTTCCACTGGTTAATCGGCTTTCACAGTTGAACCTTAATCTACTTCCTCTTTTGCCTTCTACACCTGTCACTCTCTCAAGCGTAGAGCAGTCAATTTTGGCTCGAGATCCTGTGGCAATGGGATTGTATGCAGTGGTAGTGTCAATTTGTGCTCCTGTCTGGGAGGAAATAGTCTTTCGtggttttcttcttccttccttgaCAAAGTACATGCCTGTATGGTGTGCAGTACTGGTGAGCTCGGTTGTCTTTGCTCTAGCACATTTTAATGTACAGAGGATGCTACCGCTTATTTTTCTTGGGGTGGTAATGGGTGTTATTTTTACACGGTCGAGGAATCTCTTACCATCAATGCTCTTGCATAGCCTCTGGAACGGATTTGTGTTCCTGGATTTGATGAAGTAA
- the LOC122289369 gene encoding uncharacterized protein LOC122289369, whose product MAFLDAQVRETSGYEIYDKPEIEEGEVAANGGVIEGDLAMVSSGGDECGHVKERVRWVCDGLTFAVEDGVGIAETELRIDHKYACPRAYSYTYDDKTSTYTCASTDYMIIFCLSHYTSTRFC is encoded by the coding sequence ATGGCCTTTCTCGATGCCCAAGTTAGAGAGACAAGTGGATACGAAATCTACGATAAGCCAGAGATCGAAGAAGGTGAGGTGGCTGCCAATGGAGGTGTCATCGAAGGCGATCTTGCCATGGTGAGCTCGGGAGGAGATGAATGTGGTCACGTCAAGGAAAGGGTTCGGTGGGTGTGCGATGGGCTTACGTTTGCTGTAGAAGACGGAGTTGGAATTGCAGAAACCGAACTTCGAATCGATCACAAGTACGCTTGCCCACGCGCGTATAGCTACACGTACGATGACAAAACTAGTACCTACACCTGCGCTTCTACtgattatatgatcatattttgTCTGTCACATTATACCAGCACGAGGTTCTGTTGA